The nucleotide sequence GTAATGCTCATTCCAGTACAGGGACAGCTCGGTCGGCGAGGTCTGGGCCATACCCCAGGAGATGTAGTTGTTGCGGTCGGTCCAGCACAAGGGGTCGAGTGCAGGACGCAGGAAGGCCTCCACCCAGCGCTCGAAGTGCAGACCGTCGCGGCTGCTCATCAGCACCCCGTCGTTGATCCCCAGGTCTGAGTGCTCGGGCACCTTCTTGCGATTCGGGACGAACCTGCACGGGAAGCCGAGGTAGATATGCGGCGCCCGGAGGTAGGGCAGCGTGGCATTGGTGTACAGGTGCTCGACGGGTGCGTCGCCGTAGTCCAGCCAGGCAGGCTGCGTCCAGTGCAGGAAGTCCTTGGAGGTGCTCATCATGATGTCGCGCACGCCGTTGCGGAAGCCACGGTGGAACTCGACGTACTCCCCGCGCAGCTCATCCCAGAAGGCCAGGTTCTGCGAGTCGAAGGCGCCCTCGGTGATGACCGGCTCCTCCTGCAGCTTGCGCCAATGGATGCCGTCGGGGGATGCAAAGGGCACGAGGCTGCTCTTGGGCCCGGCACTGGCGACGGCCTTGTAACGCTGATCGGCCGGTGCTGCGGGGTTGGGATCCTTGAAGGGCGTGAAGTTGTGGGTACCGGCGCCCATCCAGACGATGTTGTTGTCACGCGAGCCTTTGAACTCGTAGAGCCCCAGGTTGGGCTTGGTGAAGTTGATGCCGTCCTCACTCTCGGCCATGCAGGTGCAGGCCTCTGCACCCTCGCTGTTCCAGCCGCGATAGTAAAGGCGGACCTTCCCGTCGTCGTTCACGACGGAGACGTACACGCACACCGGCCCCTCCCAGGGCTGGTCGAAGGTGAGCGCGATGTTCTGCGGCTGGGGATGGTGCAGTTCGCGGCCAACCTGCCCGGACAGACTGTCAAGCAGGAAGCTGTCGACGAACAACTCGCGGCGCGATCCGAGGTCTACCATTGCCTTGTCTCCTGGTTGGGCTCTGGGGATGCGGCCCTGACCGGGCTCTCTGCCTCCCTGCACGGTCATCTCGACGTCATCGGCATCGATGGTGCCGACGTCCGCGGCGTAGGCGTAGACGGCGGTGCTGACCAGTAGAGCATCGACCGGCGCGGTCGTCTCGACGCTTGCCTGCATCCAGCCCTCGGTCGGACCGGGTATCCGCGTGAAGACGTTGTGGATGCGGTTGCCGGTCTCGTCGTAGAAGTTCAGGTACACGCCGGGGCTGCACTCATCGGCGGTGCGGAACCATGCGGTCGCCCGGTACATCCCGCCGGGTCGCGAAGGAATACGCTGGGACTCGTACATGATTCCGGCGGCGGGGTCCTTGTCGACCATGCGAACATAGCGGTCGCCCTGATGGCCTCCATCGGCTCTGAGCTCGACGGGGGTCTCTGGGACCCTTGCCGTCCAGCCGACGGGCGCTCCGGTCGCCTGGTCAACCTCCTCGAAGCCGGGGTTGACGATCAGGTTCTGGCAGAAGGCACTGAGGGGGAGCAGCAGCAGGAACAGGAGTGGGAACAGCCGAAGACCAGGCAACACAAACATTGAACAGCCCTCCGGGACCTGAAGGATGCGTCGGGCCTATTCGCCCCGGCCGGTTGCCTGTCCTCCGAAGGTCAGACGTTGTAGCCCGACGACCTCAGAGATGCCGCAAGGGGAAGGCTCGGAGGGGACTCAGACTAGGGCTTGTCAGCGAGGGCCATCACATGCTGCCAGAGCTGGGCGTGGATTGCCTCGGGGGTGTCGTCGGCGCTGAGGACGACGGCTCGTCCGGGGAAGCGCCGGGCATACTCGAGGAAGCCCTCGCGAACCTTGCGGTGGAAGGCCAGCGACTTCTCCTCGATGCGGTCGCCGGAGGCGGCCTTACTGCCGAACTTGCGTCGCATACCGATTGCCGGGTCGAGGTCGAGGACGACCAGCAGGTCGGGCTCCAGGCCTCCGGTCGCAACTTCGTTCACCCGCAGGATGGTGTCGAGGCCCAGGCCGCCGGCGTAGCCCTGGTAGACAGCAGTGGAGGAAGCGAAGCGATCACAGACGACGACCTTGCCCTCCTGGAGCGCCGGGAGAATGACCTCCGCACAGTGCTGCGCCCGCGAAGCACAAAAGAGCATGACCTCGGTGAGGGGCGTCATCTCGGGGAAAGCGGGGTCGAGGAGCAACTGCCGCACACCTTCGCCCACGGGTGTGCCGCCGGGTTCGTGAGTGAGGACCACCGGCGTGCCTTCCGCACGGAGTCGCTCGGCGAGCAGTTTGACCTGGGTGGACTTGCCACAGCCCTCAACGCCGTCGAGAACGAGGAAAAGCGGTTTCATGAGCCCCCCGGACGCCCTGCGCCCGTTTCTGGAAGTGTGCAACAGGCGGGGGATCACCCCGCCCAATCTGCGTGCCTGGTAGCCCTGGAGATGGGCTGTGGGTTACCCCTCGACGCCGGTCGGAAGGATCCGGACCCGACGCTGCGGATCATGGCCGACGCTATGCGACTGAAGCTTGTGCTTGGCGATGACCTCGTGTTGCAGGCGGCGCAGGTACGGGTTCTGCGGAAGCAACTCGACAGGCTTGTGGTCTCGCAGCGCGCGCTGAGCACCTTCCTCTGCTTCGCGCACCGCGAAGTCCTCCAGCGCCACATTGGGCCCACCGAAGGCGGCCTTGACGGCCTCGAAAACCTGGGTGTAGGTGTCACTGCGAACACCGACCACGTCAGCGCCACCCGGTGTGCGGATGGCCTCCTTGCCCTCGCGGTCACCGGAGAGGGCGAAGATCATGTCGGCGTCGGTGCGACTCCGGACCACCACGGCAGGCGCCCGCATCTCGTGCAGCGCACGCTCCAGCTTGCGGCGACCGATGCCCAGCGGGTAGACGTGACGGATGCCGTCGGACTCCTCGGCCTCCCGGACCCGGCGCTCGACGATCCTGATCTCTTCCTCGGCAGCCTCGAGTCCGTAGGCGCTCTGAGCCTCGATCTCCGAGGTGCGACGGCTGACGTGCACCTGTCCATCCGCGCCGCGCTCGCGGACCTCGACACTCACCGACAACCCCAGGAGCAGCCGGTCGACGTCGGTCGCGAGGTCGAAGTGAACGGCCAGGCGGTTGATGTCCTCGATCTCGATGACCGTGTCGAAGGTGGGCGGCGCTTTGCGTTCGAGGACGGTCTTCTGCGTCCCGCGCTTACGTGCCTCTTCATCACCCAGCGTGACGGCCTGGATCCCGCCCACCAGGTCGCAGAGAGTCGGGTTCGACATGAGGTTGGTCACACTGGTGCCGTGGGCCGTGCCGATGAGCTGAACTCCACGCTCGGCGATGGTGCGGGCGGCAGCGGCATCGGCGTCGGTCCCGATCTCATCGATCACGATGACCTCGGGCATGTGGTTCTCGACAGCCTCGATCATCACATCGTGCTGCTGCTTGGTGTTGGGAACCTGCATGCGCCGGGCATGGCCGATGGCCGGATGCGGGATGTCGCCGTCGCCGGCGATCTCGTTGTTGGTGTCGACAACGATCACGCGGCGCTTGGCCTCGTCGGCGAGAATCCGCGCAACCTCGCGCAGACGAGTGGTCTTCCCCACTCCGGGCTTGCCGAGCAGCAGGAGGCTGCGGCCGGAGTCCACGATGTCGCGGATGATGTCGACGGTGCCGAAGACCGCGCGGCCGACGCGGCAGGTGACTCCAACAACCTCGCCCAAGCGGTTGCGGATCGCGGCGATGCGGTGCAAGGTCGCCTCGATCCCGGCGCGATTGTCGCGGTCGAAGTGACCGACGCGCTGGACCACGTAGTCGAGGTCTTCGCGTGCCGCCGAGGTCTCCGCAAGGTACTCGAAACCGTCCGCGAAGCGTCCCTCCACCGGACGCCCCAGGTCGATGACGACCTCGAGCAATTCGCCCAGCTTCGGATGGTGCGCGAGTCGTTCACGAGGTGCAGGCGGGAGGATGGAGAGGAAACGCTGGATGTCGTCGGTGATGGTTTGTTGATCTGCCATACTGATGCGCACCTGCCGCGAAACTTCGTCTTGGGGCTCGCGTAACAAGTGCTAACAGGCGAAGTATAGAGCAAGCCCCCGGGGAAAGCAAGGGCACAGCGCCGGCGCTTGCCCGTTTGCACTGCTGGGCGGCCAAGCGGCACCTCAGCCACCACGCGGGCAGAGGCAACGCCAGGGAACCTCACTCTCGAAGCCCTGAGGGGCACAGGCTACAGCCGTGGCCAATCTGGTGGAGCCGTCAGGATTCGGCCGGGTACAGGCTCAGGGCGTCTTCCCAGGACTTGGTCTGGGGACGACGGGTCGCTGCCTCGGTGCTGAGCTTGAGGGGCCGTCCACGGCCATCGAGGATGACGCCGACCACACCGCCCTGGACGGTCGCGGTAAGCTCACGGCCACGACCCGCGCCGACATCGAGACCGCGGGCAGGCTCGATGCATGCCTCGGCGCTCTCTCCCTCGGCCAGCAGAACCAGGGCCAACTCGCCGCCACGAACCGTGACCTCTCTGCCCTTGAGCGTGACCTTCATGCAATCTCGTCCCTGCTGCACCGGTCCCACAGGGGCGATGCAGGTGCCCAGGGGAATGAGGCAATCGCGGTCGAAGACCTGGTGCGAGGCGTCGGGATGGACCTGAGCGAGGACGCCCAACTGCGGCATCATGAAGATGCTGTCCACGGCCAACTGTGTGACACCCTCGGGGGCGAAGGCGTCGATCATCATAAGCGCTGCCTGGCTACGCCGAGGGGCATGGGAGAGCACGCCGCCGGAGCCGATGATCAGGTCCAGGGACATCATGTTCACGAGGGTCTGGCCGGTGCTCGTGGCGCGGAAGGCGTCGCTGATGTCGCGCTGCTGCTGCACGCCCTTGAGGCCGGTGGCGAGGAGCTTGTGCTGGTCGAAGGCCAGGCGCAGGGCCTCTCGGGCCAGGGCCTGCTCGATACGCAGTCCGTAGAGTAGCTGGGGCACGGTCGTCGGTCGGATCATCTTGTTGCGGACCTGTCGGCCGAGGTCTTCGGCGTCCGTTTCGACGCTCACCCAGCGGACGACGTTGTCGATGCCGGTCTCCGCCAGGACGTTGGAGACGGAGTAGCTCATGCCCAGGTTCGCGCTGACGGTGCGGTTGAAGACACCCTCGAAGACGGAGAAGACGTCAGTGGTCGCGCCGCCGATGTCAACGCCGAGGACGTTGATCTCGCGCTCCCGGGCGACCATCTCGATGAGAAACCCCACAGCGGCCGGGGTGGGCATGATTTCTGCGTCGGTCCAGGGAATGAGACGGTCGTAGCCGGGCGCCTGGGCCATGACGTGCTCGAGGAACAGGTCCTGGATCATCGCGCGCGCGGGGCCCAGATTCTCGCTGTCCATGGTGGGGCGCAGGTTGTCGGTGATCGACAGGGCCGTCTTGGTTCCGAGTTCGTGCTGGATGGGTTCGCGGGCATCGACATTGCCGGCATAGATGACAGGCAACTCGTAACGGGCTCCCAGACGAGCGCGAGGACTGGCTGCCGCGACCAACTCAGCCATCTCGACCACCTTGCGGACCTCTCCCCCGTCGACGCCGCCGGATACGAGAATCATGTCGGGACGGAACTGGCGCAGTTGGGCGATTCGCTCGTGGGGCAGCCGGCCATCATCCAGGGCAAGGACGTCCATGACGATCGCGCCGGCGCCAAGGGCTGCTCGTTCGGCACTCTCCGCGGTCATGCGGCGGACGAGGCCGACTACCGTGACCTGCAAGCCGCCGCCGGCGGAACTGGTGGACAGGTATGCGTCGACGCCCTGATTGCCCTGGGCCGGGCGCAGGATGTTCTCGCCATCGAGGATGCGGCGACCGGAGAGCTCCTCGACCTCGGCGATTGCGTTGAGCACGCCGCGAGTGACGTCCTCAATGGGCGCCTCAACGGTGGTCGGCGCCTCACCACGCGCCCGCAAGCGGTACTCCCCATCCACCTTCTCGATGAGGATCGCCTTGGTGGTGGTGGAGCCGCAGTCGGTGGCCAGGATCACCTTGATGTCGTCAGGTCGCATGAGGCGCCTCCGCGAGGTAGCCTTTGCACGTCACCGGGAGCATCCGGGCTGAGAGTCAGGACCGCTCCTGCTCCAGTTGCGTGATAAGCCACTCGACATTGTCGCGGTTCTCTATCGCATCGCAGAAGACTCGGTACTGGTTGATGGAGAGCAGGGCCTGCAGGAGGGGCTCAAAGACCACCAGCGCCTGCGAGGCGATGAAGGTCAGCGGCTTGACGCTCTCCAGCATGAAGATGGCCGGAGTGGCCAGATGCCGGCGAAGCAGCTCGTCGGCCACCTTCTGCAACACTTCGCGCTGCTCTTCTTGCGTCGACATGGTTACGTCCGCCCTCTCGCCCGGGTTGCACACGGGAGACAGATGCCGGCAAAGCCTGGCCGGACCCGGTGCAGGAACTACCCGCGCGGCACCTTCCACTCGGGCAGATGGCGGGAGAGGAAGGCGACGACCTCCTCCGTGTTAGCGTCCAACCGCAGAAGGAAGCCTTGCGAGATGCTGCGCTCGGTGGGCTCAGCGGTGGTGCTCAGGGCGATGAAGTCGTCGCCGCGGAGGTAGCAGGCCAAGTCTTCCCAGCGCTTCGAGCGGCCATGGAGGAACCCACGGACGCTGATTCCCTCGGCATCCAGTGTGTAGGTTGAGGGGAAGAAGAAGAAGGCCAGCGACCCGGTCAGCACGACCAGGGCGACGATGCTGTAGCTGAGATGGCCGAACCCCACATAACCATACCAGGAAACCCCCAGGATGAGAAGCACACAGGCGGCCGCAGCAAAGGGCTTCTGGCGGGCCGGCCAGACGCTCCAGACAAGGGAGGATGGCTCGGGTGATGCGGGTGACTTCTTGCGCTTCGATGAGGCCACGGAACCACATCCTCGAGTCGGTGCACGCGTACGAAGAGATTCCCTCTCGGCACGCCTATCCCCTCCCGTTGGGGCCGGCAAAAAGCTGGAGGGCAAGCAGGAGAGTATGAGACCATGGGGAATATGAATGGTTGGTGGCGGTATGGCTGCCGGATGACAGTTCTGAAAAGTGGCGGCTAGATGGACGAAACGACTCTCCGACGCGTGGACAGGGCGCTGGCTGATCACTATGGTCACAAGGTCTTGGAGGCGGGCGGCGATCCACTCGGAGGACTGATCGCGACCATCCTGTCCCAGAACACGACGGCAGCGAACTCACAGGCTGCCTTCAGGTCCTTGGTGGCCCAGTTTGGGGATTGGGAGGCAGTGGCCGAGGCCGAGGTCGAGCGGATTGCTGAGGCGATCCGTGTGGGAGGTCTGTCGGACCAGAAGGCCCGCTGGATCAAACAAATCCTCGCACAGGTCCGACGTGAGCAGGGCATCCTGGACCTTGCGTTCCTGGGGCGTGCTCCGACCCAGGAGGCGCTGACCTACCTGCGATCCTTCAGAGGCGTAGGGCCGAAGACTGCCGCCTGTGTGCTGCTCTTCGAGCTGGGCCGACCGGTGTTTCCGGTGGACACGCATGTACATCGGATTGCGGGACGCCTTGGGTGGATAGGGCCCCAGGATACAGCCGAGAGAGCGCACGAGATCCTTGGCAGTCTGGTGCCGCATGACTTGTGCTACGAGTTGCACGTGAACCTCGTGGAGCACGGCCGGATCCTCTGCCGGCCACGGGACCCGCGGTGTGACACTTGCCCGATCGCAGGAGACTGCGAGTGGTGGCGGGCTCGCCTCCACAGAGAACCATCGCGAGAGGAGTGATGCCAGGGCACCGAACAGTGGCGTGCTTTGACGCGTTCGGCCAGCCAACTCGGTCGCGCTGTCGGGACCGCAGGTGCGTCTTGTGGCGCACAAGTGTGATGCAGCGGAGGTGGTTCTAGTGGCACGTCGTGGGGGTTTCACGCTCATTGAGCTGCTGGTGGTGATTGCGATCATTGCAATCCTCGCCGCCATCCTGTTTCCCGTTTTCGCACGAGCCAGAGAGAAGGCGCGACAGGCGTCCTGCCAGTCGAACATGAAGCAGATCATGCTCGCGGCCGCCATGTACGCCCAGGACTACGACGAACGTCTCAACGACTACGCGACCCGCGGTGGCTTCCCGACCTACTACCGCTGGGAGCCGCTGCTGATGCCCTACATCAAGAACTGGCAGGTGACCGCGTGCCCGTCCTCGGGTGTCAACGGCATCAGTGGCAGCCTCGCCACCGGCCTGGCCTACATCGGCGGCTACGGGTACAACTACTACTACTTGGTCAACCGCAACCTGGCAGAGATCAAGTCCCCGGCAGAGACGGTGATGTACTGTGACGTAGGCCGCCAGGACACTGCCTCGAGCGCGATCAACGTGGCCGCGCACGTGAATGTCCCGAGCGAGCCGACCTACCAGTACGTCAACCGCCCGGACTTTCGCCACAACCAGACCTGCACCGTGGGCTTCGTCGACGGCCACGTGAAGGCCATGACCTACGGACCGTTCTACCCGCGCACCGTATATGAGGGTGGCAACTGGACTGGGAACGGCATGCGAACCTACGGAGACCCGAACTACAAGGACGACATGTGGGACCGCAACTAGCTCCCCTCCTGTGAAGGGTACCTCTGGGGCCGCCTGAACTGGGCGGCCCCTTCGTTGTTCTCCGGGGAGTTGAGTGCGAGGGCCGCAGGGGCTATAGTTTCGGTGTCTATACAGAGAGGTTTGCTTAGCACCAATGCTCGCAGGGAGGAGTTGCATGAGCCTGGTTTTCCTGGGGGCCGACTTTCCCCCGTCGCGAGGCGGCATCCAGACAGTGGCCTTCGAGCTCCCGCTCGCACTGTCTCAGGCCGGCGTGGAAGTGGCTGTGGTGACGGTCAGCCGGGAGGGTGCCGAGGCTTTCGACGCCCAGTGTCCCTACCCGGTGGTCCGCGTGCCTGCGGGCAGCAAGCGCCAGGTGGCCGCAAACCTGGCCGCCGGCGCTGCCCAGGCCACCGCACAGCTTCACAGCCCGCCACGAGCGATCGTTGCGACCAAGTGGTTTCCCGAGGGCCTGGCTGCGCGGAAGGTCTGGGCATCGGCTCGGATTCCCGTGGCCCTTATCGCCCACGGCCGTGAGTTCCGACTCCACGGAGGTAACCCCGCCAAGTGGTTGCTGCAACGGTATGTGCTTGCCGGGGTTCGGGCAGGCTTCGCGGTGAGCCAGTGGACTGCGGGGCAGCTCGTGGCCGCCGGTGTTCCCGCTGAGCGCGTCTCGGTGGTACACAACGGCATCCGTCCGGAGGTATACGCCGAGCCGAAGGCCGTCGCCGAGTTGCGGGCCGGCCTCGGCCTCGATGACGCGCCGGTGCTGCTGACCGTCGGCCGACTGGTTGAGCGCAAGGGGCACGCGGCGGTGATCCGGGCTTTGCCGCAGGTGGTGGCACAACTGGGGCCGGTGAGCTATGTGATCGCGGGCTCAGGACCGGAGGAGTCGCGCCTCCGCGCAGAGGTCGAGGCGCTGCATCTGCAGGAACGGGTGCGCTTCGCGGGCGCCGTCGCCGATGAGCAGCTACCCGACTTCTACCACCTGTGTGACCTGTTTGTCATGCCTACCCGCGAGCTGCGAGACGACCCGGTCGAGGGCTTCGGGATCGTGTACCTGGAGGCCAACGCGGCCGGGAAGCCGGTCCTTGCCACGCGCTGTGGAGGTGTAGCCGATGCCGTCGAGGACCAGGTGAGCGGAGTGCTGCTGGAGCCCGGTGACGAAGGCGCCCTGGTGGAGGCGATCATATCCCTCCTGGGGGATCCGGCACGGCTGCAGCAGATGGGACAGGCGGGTCTACGGAGGGTCCGCGAGAGGTTCACCTGGGACCGCATTGCGCAGGAGTTCCTTGAGGGGCTGGATCGTGCGGGTCTCTAGGGAGGCCAAGAAGGGTCGGGAGTTCGGCTCCTAGGGTTCGACCACGTAGATGTCGATCGACCCGAGCGGTTGACTCATCTCTTCGTCGGCCCACAGTGGATGGGGCAAGGCACTCGGGGCGACGAAATCCTCCACTGAGAGCACGAAGGCTATTGCCTCGCCGGCTCCCCGATGACGATCGAGGGCGATGGCCAACTCATACAGGGCCGCGCCGTCAATCCCTGCATACTGCAAGAGCAGAGCGCCGTCGGAGCCCAGGCCTCGAAGCCTGACCTCTAGCTCCATGCTGGACTGCATGTAGCGCTGCTCAGGCTGCACTATCACTTCGAGGTCTGGATAGGAAGCCCGCAGGGAGGCCAGGATCGTCTCGCGCTCCGCATCGCCGAGACCGATGAAGACCTTGGGCTCGACGAACTCGAGCCCAAGTTCGAGCTCAATCTGAACAGTTCGCACCGCCTGCTCCGAGGTCACAACATCGGCGCTGCTCAGGACGAAGTCGTCGAAGGAGAGCGTCTTGCGCAGCTCGCGGAGAACGTTCGGATCGCCGGCACAGAAGAAGTTGGCGCACTTTCCGGGCTTCCAACGTCCGGCCAGACAGCCGCGAGAGAGGTCATGAAAGAGACAGCGCGGCGGAGCAAGCCGTCGGCCGCGGAACTTGAAGCTCGAACCGGGCTTGGCGAGGGTGCTCAGTGCTGCATGTCCTCCGGGAGTGCCCGCGAGCGCCCGCAGAGCCAGGGCCCGGATTCCGGCGAAGCGCAGCATCCGCTGCAAGGTCTCCGTGGTTGGCTGCCAGGGCCCCTCGATGAGTTCGCAGAACTCCTCCCAGTCGGCCATGATCACGGCGAGTTGCCGGCGGCCCTCCGGTGTGCTGGAAGGGGAGGCCTCCATGAGCCTGGCGATGGTCTGCAGGGTGGCCAGGTCTGCACGCAACTCGCGAGCACGCTCCTGCAGGCCTTCACGAAGGGTCGCTTCGCGCCCCGGCTCGATCACCATCCCCTTCACCAGGCGGCGGAGGTCGTGGGTACCCATCATCGTGCCCTGGTGGCAGCAGCTATTGCCGCAACTGCCGCAGACTTCCTGTACCACAACCTGTGCGGCTGCGATGGCCTCTCGTGTTCGCCCGGCAAGCGCGTCTGTCATGGGTTTGCCTCAGGAGGAGAAGGAGACCAGGGGCTCGGTCCGGGCGGTCCAGCCCGCCGGATAGCCAAGGCCGGGAAGGTCGGAGGCGAGGACGAAGCCGTCCTTGAGGGCCTCAGCCATGCTCAGACCCATCTCGGCCAGCGCCGCATCCGACACCCACAGAGGGGACAGATGTGACCGCGAGATGGAGACGCAGGCGCTGACGAGGGCCGTCATCGCCGACACACAGGGGGCGAGGGCCATCCGCACGCCATAGAGGCCGACGAGATCGGCCAGCTTGAGCGCGCCCGTGATTCCGCCGCAATAGCTGAGAGTCGGTATGAGGAGGTCGCAGCAGCCCGCGTCGAGAGCGCGGCGGAAGCGTTGCATGCCAAGGGTGTCTTGACCGGCAGCGGTCGGCGCCGCAATGCCCTTGCGCACCTGTGCCAGCTCCTTCCACTGGCCATCCCTCAGGAGCCCGGAGACCCAGAAGGGGTCTGCGCGGTCGAGAGACTGGCCTACTTCGATAGCGGCTTCCGTGCTGGCCGGTGAAGGGGTGACGCGGGCGATGAGCATGACCTCAGTGCTCAGCAGACGACGGGCACGGCGGAAGCGATCGATCTCCGTTGAGATGGTTGGGTCGACCGAGAAGGAGACCATCCGCACGCCTGTGGCGAGCGCGGCTTTTGCGCTCTGGATCGCGGTCTCCTCGGTGCAGTCACCGCAGTCGACGCAGATCTCGGTCCGCGGGCGAGTGCGGCCACCCATCAAGGTGGTCGTGGGGACGCCCAACTCCTGGCCGGCGAGGTCCCAGAGGGCGATGTCGAAGGCGCTCAACAGGGAAGCGGCAGCATCCGGGGAGTCATCCCAGTCGGAGGCAGCGCCGGCGACGGCGTGCCAGATCGCCTCTCGGTCATGGGAGGAGCGTCCAAGCACCAGCGGCGCAAGAGCCTCGACCGCCTCCATGAGCTCCGGAGTCTGGGCGAAGGCCAGTTCGGCATAGCCCGAAAGACCCGTATCCGAACGCACTCCGAGCTGGTAGCCGGGGCACTCGTCCCGCTGGGTCTGTCGCTTGCTCAGCGTTACTTCGACGACGCGCGATGCAATCATGAGGGGATCATGGGGGCGCGATCGAGCAGATCACGAAGGGTGCCGGATCGTCGCCCCTGACAAAGCAGTAACACCGCCGCCGTGGACGCGCGGTGCTTACTATCGAGGCCGGTTCTGAACCTCCATGAAATCGAGCACATCAGAGAGGTGGAAGCGCCGCTGATTCCCGGGCGTGCGGTAGCAGCGGAGCACCCCACGGTCTGTATAGCGGCGGATGGTGGTCCGGCATACCCCCAGGAGAACCGCGACCTCCTCCAGGGTGAGGGTCGGATCAAGGAGTCGCTGAACAAGAGCCTCACGGGTCTCGCGCGGACTGCCTTCGACCCCTTCGGACACCGCGTGACGTGCCTCGATATCCAGGGGCAACTGCGCCTGCCGTGCCAGGACGGACTCCAGGCGCTGACGCAGACTGATGATGGGAACCTCGATGCGGTCGGCGACCTCCCTCGGGTCGGGAGTATTCGTCGCGGCGACGGTCGAGTCGTGAGGCGTGGTCGGCTCGGCGAGCAGTGCCGGCTCCGCAGCTTCGTCCGCAGCCGGCTCCTCGTCGACCTCGGGAGCAGGGGCAGGCTCTTCGGACTGTTCCTGCTCCGGAGCGGCAACCTCCTGCGCTTCGGGGGTCGCGAGGGTTGCCTCGGAGGAGTCCACGCGCTGCTCCTCGGGCACTTCCTCCAAGGCCGTATCGGCCTCAGTCATCATCGGCAACTGGGCATCTTCGGCCTCCGCCGCGGTATCGGTATCCCGTGGCGCATGGCGGATACGGCGGTCACGTTGTCGCATCCATTCATGGTTAAGCATGGCTTTGCACCGTCGGAGGAAGGGCCGGTGTGCAGCAGTTCCGGTTCCCGTCGATCACTCGATTCTGAAAGGGCTATCGACGCCACCAGTGGGCCGCAGCCCACAGGATCAGCGTCAGCAAGAGGCTGAGCACAACGGACGTGCCCAGCGGCAGGTAAAGGGTGAACCCCGGACGTTGCACGACGAGGTCACCGGGTAAACGCGGAAGACCTCCAATCCGGGCGATCACCAGAAGTAGCAGACCACTTGCTGCAATCGCCAGGCCGAGTACAAGGAGCACCTTGGCCAGTTGCTGCACGTCCATCCGGAAAGCCCACCTCCGACGCCGCCAGATCCCTCCGGACCGTCTCAGCGGGCTGCTCGCTGGAGCACTTTGCGTGCCCCCAGGGCGTCTACACGCCGGTCCGTCGCAGCCTGGGCGAGCGCCGCATCTCCCGTGTCAAGATAGGCAAGGGCATCGGTCAGCGCCTCGCACACCAGGCTCACGTAGAGGGTCCTGCTTGCATGAAGGCTCTTAGCGTTGTCGGGCGGCGTGACACGGTCCAGGAACTTGGCAATCTCTTTGGCCTCGGCCTGGGCTCGGGTCACCTGTGCATACACTTCGACACGTTCGTGGGCCGTCGGCTTGTGCTGATAGTAGTCGTCGAAGGCGGTCCAGGCCGGGTCGAAGAGCGTCCAGGTTGCATTGTCGGCGGCGAGCCCGATCGAGGGATACAGGTCGGTCCTGTCCTTCAGTGTCTCCGGCGACACGGCACGGAA is from Armatimonadia bacterium and encodes:
- a CDS encoding enolase C-terminal domain-like protein translates to MIASRVVEVTLSKRQTQRDECPGYQLGVRSDTGLSGYAELAFAQTPELMEAVEALAPLVLGRSSHDREAIWHAVAGAASDWDDSPDAAASLLSAFDIALWDLAGQELGVPTTTLMGGRTRPRTEICVDCGDCTEETAIQSAKAALATGVRMVSFSVDPTISTEIDRFRRARRLLSTEVMLIARVTPSPASTEAAIEVGQSLDRADPFWVSGLLRDGQWKELAQVRKGIAAPTAAGQDTLGMQRFRRALDAGCCDLLIPTLSYCGGITGALKLADLVGLYGVRMALAPCVSAMTALVSACVSISRSHLSPLWVSDAALAEMGLSMAEALKDGFVLASDLPGLGYPAGWTARTEPLVSFSS
- a CDS encoding helix-turn-helix domain-containing protein → MLNHEWMRQRDRRIRHAPRDTDTAAEAEDAQLPMMTEADTALEEVPEEQRVDSSEATLATPEAQEVAAPEQEQSEEPAPAPEVDEEPAADEAAEPALLAEPTTPHDSTVAATNTPDPREVADRIEVPIISLRQRLESVLARQAQLPLDIEARHAVSEGVEGSPRETREALVQRLLDPTLTLEEVAVLLGVCRTTIRRYTDRGVLRCYRTPGNQRRFHLSDVLDFMEVQNRPR
- a CDS encoding DUF2905 domain-containing protein — encoded protein: MDVQQLAKVLLVLGLAIAASGLLLLVIARIGGLPRLPGDLVVQRPGFTLYLPLGTSVVLSLLLTLILWAAAHWWRR